In Drosophila pseudoobscura strain MV-25-SWS-2005 chromosome 4, UCI_Dpse_MV25, whole genome shotgun sequence, the following proteins share a genomic window:
- the LOC117184017 gene encoding uncharacterized protein, with protein sequence MFSPKKVDGGWASSPKESDDASMQHRQSKPGSSKGSRNTMSERGDEKNQEKHPRAVYDAKVNLRISDCLVMLECSPQPEEAFHPNSRECQCARKWLNELTSMKCDTVLEACLRNGYISALSVCLNQKSLYGIFEQMPPEELNLMKILDTSTNASSNHSSFRSNHASRQQFESTRGPQRPFETMNLESPQSSSQQPREAVDRQQRFMEEPQGPVIEPQIYRAEEPQRFQQQRQRYQEQPQKETFYDPATFPPAPHVRQQSGAYYKPSSVKFDTFGAPPRVKAASKKGKGFSPSGEEGGGVTAKDLGSAIKEAPPDSYSAMPTRSILKRNCINGQAPHVYPSYLKTPLSLKDKQYFDDEICYKSPLKSCKTKFASQKECAIKGSRQQQIEQHNTHGTPTNQWKPEASEEESDREKTSQTVITNRYCDMTFLRECIRRALRGEISEGANDYLDCEIESYKKICNRYRCDDPEYKEKMLGGDPIEQRTYLLRNMEEDLTNYVPLLRKRKMTI encoded by the exons ATGTTCTCTCCAAAGAAAGTTGATGGCGGTTGGGCATCCTCCCCCAAGGAAAGCGACGACGCGAGCATGCAACATCGACAATCGAAGCCGGGGAGTTCGAAAGGCAGTCGCAATACGATGTCAGAAAGAGGTGACGAAAAAAATCAGGAGAAGCATCCACGGGCGGTCTACGATGCCAAGGTAAATCTCCGCATAAGTGATTGCCTTGTGATGCTGGAGTGCAGCCCCCAACCGGAGGAGGCATTCCACCCCAACTCCCGCGAATGCCAATGCGCGAGGAAGTGGCTCAATGAACTGACATCTATGAAGTGCGACACGGTGCTGGAGGCGTGCCTGCGGAACGGATACATTAGTGCGTTGAGTGTGTGCCTAAACCAGAAGAGCCTGTACGGGATCTTCGAGCAGATGCCACCGGAAGAACTCAATTTGATGAAAATTCTGGACACCTCGACTAATGCGTCATCGAATCATTCATCATTCAGATCAAATCATGCGTCGAGGCAGCAGTTTGAATCGACGCGGGGACCACAGCGACCCTTTGAGACAATGAATTTGGAAAGTCCTCAGTCTTCAAGCCAACAACCGCGGGAAGCGGTGGATAGACAACAGCGTTTCATGGAAGAACCGCAAGGACCTGTTATAGAACCTCAGATATATAGGGCAGAAGAACCGCAGAGATtccagcaacagcggcagcgatATCAGGAACAGCCACAGAAGGAAACCTTCTATGATCCTGCCACCTTTCCACCAGCGCCCCATGTGCGGCAACAGTCGGGCGCCTACTACAAACCGTCGAGCGTGAAATTCGACACCTTCGGGGCGCCCCCTCGCGTCAAGGCGGCAagtaaaaaaggaaaagggtTCTCCCCATCAGGtgaagaaggaggaggtgtGACAGCTAAGGATTTGGGCAGTGCCATCAAAGAGGCTCCTCCTGATTCTTATTCTGCTATGCCCACACGTTCGATTCTTAAGCGGAACTGCATCAACGGGCAGGCCCCTCATGTTTATCCATCATATCTCAAGACGCCACTATCTCTTAAAGACAAACAATACTTTGATGATGAAATTTGTTATAAAAGTCCATTGAAATCCTGTAAAACGAAATTCGCAAGCCAGAAAGAGTGCGCGATCAAGGGATCCAGACAG CAGCAGATCGAGCAACACAACACTCATGGCACCCCGACGAATCAGTGGAAACCAGAGGCCTCCGAGGAGGAGTCTGACAGAGAGAAAACCAGTCAAACTGTGATAACAAACCGCTATTGCGACATGACCTTCCTAAGGGAGTGCATTCGTCGCGCGCTGCGCGGTGAAATATCCGAGGGAGCAAACGACTATCTGGATTGTGAGATAGAGAGCTACAAGAAAATTTGCAACCGATACAGATGCGACGATCCCGAATACAAGGAGAAAATGCTCGGAGGGGATCCTATTGAGCAGAGGACATACCTGTTGCGCAATATGGAAGAGGATTTGACCAATTATGTTCCTTTACTGAGGAAAAGAAAGATGACAATTTAA